The DNA region GAGAATCAGCTTCAATAAGATTGAACAAAATTATAGCCAGCAAGCAACAAATCTTGTCCATAGTCCGCAGAAAAAATGAGGCTACATTCGTGCTCAAGATAAGGAGAGTGCTTCAGACAAGAGAAGCCTATTAGACTTAATCCCTGACGTGGCACCGGCGCCTAATTCTTGATTAACACCTGCCGGTCCATGTCAGTAGGCCAAACAGACAAAATAATAACCTACATCTAAAAGAAAATAAGCATTTTTAATCATCACgtgctgatttaaaaaaagatttaatacTTTAATAATGGTAACTATTTATTTATAAAGGGGTTAAACTAATCCCATTAATTAACATTTAACAATCTAAAATCACTGGCATTTCTCCTGATTAATAATGCAATAAGCAGTGAGGCAGACCTAGGTCAAAAATGGAAAATTCTGATTTAAAAGTTAATGAGATAATAACACAGGACACCACCAAGAGGATTTGCATATAAAAGTTTATTGAGCTATTTTGAAATATCATTGGAATAAATAGATCTACATTTAATGGGGTAATGGTGCCTCTAAGTGGCACAAAACAGGTACATGGAGATATTTCGATATGTGCGTCAATGCaatgaagtttttttttatttaaaatttccTTTTTGCATTACTTCCACCCTATTTACAATATTCCACAGTCTTTTTTCCTGTActtctctccagctccagctttgTCTCCTCTCACCAGCGTGCTGAACAGTGCCTGAGCATGTAACTCCTCCAAAAGACATGTCACAGATGTACACAGAGGCACAGACTgagatgtgcgtgtgtgtgtgtgcatcatcCAATACGGTATATACAAATCAAGCACATTGATATATTTTATGAACAATGGAGTGTGATCAGTTGATTTTTCCTTTgagttagaaaaaaaaaccctttattTTAGACATTAAAGGATCAGCATGTTTGACTTTTGTCTACTTATATACGTATTGATAAATGAGAATTACATGATAGAATCTATAAACGTCTGGGAAACAATATGTGAATTAAAATGTTCTCTAAACTGATATTTCCATTATAGTGCAACGTGCTAAAGTTCGTTGATAAAAGTTGGCTTTTTGTGGAGGTGGAGTTGGTGGCAAGATCCAGCGAGGAGGAACGGGTGGGGGGGAATCccatggtgagtgtgtgtgggagagtgtggGAGGGGTGCTGGCATTAGGCTGCTGCCGGGTGCGAGTGGAAGGGCAGCGCTGGGGATTTGGATGTGAGTGGACGTGGGTTTGGGGCTGCATATGGGGCTGGCGAGGGCGATGGGGATGCGGGTAGGTATTGGGCTTGAAACTGGAGTGTGGTTGCGGGTGGGCTTGCGGGAGATGGTGTGGAGcaggagccggagccggagctgGAGCATGATGTCAGCAGAAGTACTCATTAGGCTGTCCCTCTATCTTAGCTGTGGCCTCAGAGTCCAGGCTGGAGCGGGCCGACAGTAGCCTGTTGGACTCTTCTGGGTTTAGTCTGTTTAAATAATCACCCTCGAGTCCTTTAGCCTTTGTGCCTGGTGACAGTGTTTCAAAGGTCACATATGAATCTTGGATGTCCTTGGATTTCTTTCCCCAATATTTCTTAATGCGTCTCTTGAGCGCCCCGCAGCACACGATGACTGTGAGTGGGACCGCGATGATGCAGGCCACTGTGATCACGATAACGTTGATCAGCCTCTGGGTGCCGGTAGCACTGGCTGCTTCATCAGTGGAGAAAATGACACACTGTTCCTTCTTGGGAATCagccctctcacacacacacatgcaatgtACTTGGTCCTGGGTACCAGGCCTTCGATAGTGACTCGGTTCTGTCCAGCCCCGACATTGATCTTCCTCATGTCCCTCTCTCCGAACACAGCGTACAGCACGCTAAAAGCGGTTGTGTTTTTGGCCTTGGGAGCTCTCCAGTTAAGAGAAATTGTGTTGTCTGTGTCGCCCACCACTTTTACCGAGCGGACCACTCTGTCTGGGTCCTGCTGCAGTGATGAGGCATTGGCCGCGAGGTTGCTCAGGTTAGTCTTCTCCAGGTCCAACAGAGCCTCGGGATTTGAGGCGGTGGCGGCTGTAGGTGTGGCCCTGACAGCCAGGCTGTAACTGGCTGCATCGGGGCTGGGCTCAGTCAGAAGGCCTGGATCCAGGCCAGGCCTTGACGAGGGGCTTGATTTTGCAGCAACATATCTGGCAACCAGTTTCTCCTGGTAGGCAGCTTTGCCCAACTGATTGGGTTTCTTGACTTTGGCCTTCTTGTCATTGCTGGTTTGGTTCCCTTCTGGTTTTGGCAAGTTAGAGATGATGAGAGCAATGACGGCTTCAGCGTTCCCAGCATAGTTACTGGCTTTGCAGATGTATTTCCCTGAATCACGAAAGGACACCCCTGGAACACTCAGGATGGACCAGGTGATTCCATCTTTTGAGGTTTCCTGTTGGACTGTAGGTGCAAAAATCGGGGGAGTCTTATTTAAACattgaataaaaacagacagtaAAACTACTGAACTTCCAAAAACAGTACGAAAGGTAATGCACAAAGACTCACCCGTCCCATTAACAGCTTGGCCATCTGCCCTGCGCCACGTGAGATCTGGGATGGGAACCCCAATGGTCCCACAGCGAAGGAGCACGTTGTTTCCGACAGCGCTCCGGACTCGTGCCACAGCTGTGTGGATACGCGGGAGTTGACATCGACGTAGCTCCGTGTCGCTGAACAAGACCCCGGAAACGCTCTCAGGAGCTGAACACCTTAGCCGCGTGTCGATGAACGCCACCGAAAGAGTGGGAAACTTCTGGAACTGGACCAGGTCGTAAAGTCGGCAGTCACACACCCAagggttgtcatggagacctgAAGGACAAATAAGTGAAGCCACGGGGAAAAGGAGCATTCCAGCTGTTTGCAAATGGAAAGACAAGCCTGCAGATGGCCAGTGTGAATGTTAGAATAATATTAATCCCATAAGAGGATTAAATTTTAATTCATAAACTACAGCATGACCGTgacatgatgatggtggtggtgccgGTGGTCCAGTGGTCAAGGTTAGATTTTGCAAGTATGTGTGGCCAgcgcaaaaaaaccaaaacggtCCACTTTAAAGGTACAAGCAGAGCAATTAAAAGTGCAGATTATGGTGTGTCTGTCTATAGGTTCAGGCATGGGAAGTGAACAGTGAGACTAGAACTAAATGCTGAGTTTACTTTAGAgaataatcacattttaaaatgctaatggGAGATTTCAGGGTTAGATTTTACCACTTCCTTAGAAACACAAATTCACAAAACATAACAAATTACAATAATTACATATTGATGCATTATACTTGCAAATACATTCATAAACAATATCTGCTTATAGTATCTACTcataatataataaaatgataGATTAAATATAGGCCATGTTAAATCCAAGTTCAATTAAAATTTAACCCTCAGCAACTTCATACAGAAGTTTAACAACTTAAAGAGGTGTTCTTTGTTGTTCCTTTTCACAAAAGTCATTTACAAACTTATCTGGAGATACAAAACGTACAAACTCGCTTGTTAAGTTACAGTCGGCCATCACAGCGCACTTCTTACCAAGAATCATCTTCGTGCTCTCTGGTCCCTGCACTGGCTTTGCCGCCAGCCAGGTGGAGAGCACCTCTGCTGGCAGGGTCAGGAGACTGTTGCTGGACAGATCCAGGTAGGTGAGGTTCCTGATGTACGTGGTGGCCTCCGCCGGCAGCACCGTGAGCTGGTTGTTGTGCAAATCGAGAAGTCTGAGACTGGGCATATCCATGAGGGATTCCCAAGGAAAGGCCGTGAGGGCATTCCCGTCCAGACGAAGTTCTTCGAGGTTGAACAAGCCTCGGAAGCTGTCCGGGTTCAAGGCGGACAACGTGTTGAAAGACATCCACAGGAATTCCAGACTAGAGAGGTAGTTGAAGGCTTCACTTGGTATCCGCTGGATGGCTGTCTTCTCAATCCGCAGTTTGGACGTATCAGCAGGGAACCCGACAGGCACAACGGAGATCTCAGGATCGTTGCAAATAACACTCCTGAAAGAGACGGTGTGAGTGTATTGTTAAGGGAAatattattttcctgtttttgcagTTTAATACTTAGAAATATTTGAAAAGGGTGAATGCATGAATCTAAATACGTGTGAGATTATACATACATTCGACCAAATTGAAAACTCTGAAATAAATCAATCCATAAAAATCGCATAAAACGCATAGACTCAAAGTTGAAAGTGCCTTTGGGAGATAATCCTGCATTAAATAAAATTGGACCGAGATGCACTCCATAAATGATCTTCAGTACACATGTTTACCTCTGACTGCTTCTGTCCTCTAAAAATATCCGTCGGTGTAGAAACGTTTCCTGGACTCTTTaaagaaaatggatttatttgttCGGAATTCTTACCTGGCCTTTGATCCATCACTCAGGTTGTGGTAGAAACAGCTGCACTGTGACGGGCAGGAACTCACGGAAGTGACAAGTTTACCTGTGGCCACATAGAGCCCCAGGAACAGGAAAAGGAACATTTTGGCCAACTTTTACGCATACGCAGCCTGCCTACATGCGCCCGGTTTGCGCACACTAAATACAAAAAGACACCCTGTCTTTCATTTACATTAATATCATCCGCATGGCTTTCTCCCACCACTTCGCTGTCCCATAGTGATCGCACTGCTATGAGTCCCCAGATAAAAAAGGATAGACAAGGATTAGTGAAAGGACTGGCGTTCTTTTCATCTGGATGCGCATTGCATCCCGGAATCCGATAGGCTGCGCAGAGACGTCCCCATTTATTACCACAGAAAAACACTTCCGAAATGGTCATAATCCACTGTGCTGTTTGGATGGTTTTTCTCCCTCAAATGTAGCTTGTTCATTTGAGCCCTGCCGTGACTGTTAATCTGTGCGCGCACAGCTCAATTTTACCACAAGGTGGCCCGATAGCCTATAGCTTCTACCTTGAGTTGTGGAAACTGAACAGATGCTCTGTTCACATTTTATTAATGCGCTATTGATTCTTAATAAATTAATAGAAGCCTTTTTATATTCATCATcacaatagaacaaacataaaCTGTGATGACACAGTGTCTCCCAAAGGTTTTAATACGATTGCAGACATCATTTTACTCTCATTATTACTCTCATTATTTATCTCGCTTGGATCCGATTTTATTAACATGCACGTGTAAAGTCTTAAACAACATCATAGTAATAGTATTTCCTATCTTTGCCAACTAAAAGGTCAGGCCCCCAGTTGTAAGGAATGTATGTTTACTCAGTTTGAATGAAAGAGCTTATTGATTTCACTTCTGTAATCTATTTGGACAGAGTC from Takifugu rubripes chromosome 4, fTakRub1.2, whole genome shotgun sequence includes:
- the lrit1a gene encoding leucine-rich repeat, immunoglobulin-like domain and transmembrane domain-containing protein 1a isoform X1, whose protein sequence is MFLFLFLGLYVATGKLVTSVSSCPSQCSCFYHNLSDGSKARSVICNDPEISVVPVGFPADTSKLRIEKTAIQRIPSEAFNYLSSLEFLWMSFNTLSALNPDSFRGLFNLEELRLDGNALTAFPWESLMDMPSLRLLDLHNNQLTVLPAEATTYIRNLTYLDLSSNSLLTLPAEVLSTWLAAKPVQGPESTKMILGLHDNPWVCDCRLYDLVQFQKFPTLSVAFIDTRLRCSAPESVSGVLFSDTELRRCQLPRIHTAVARVRSAVGNNVLLRCGTIGVPIPDLTWRRADGQAVNGTVQQETSKDGITWSILSVPGVSFRDSGKYICKASNYAGNAEAVIALIISNLPKPEGNQTSNDKKAKVKKPNQLGKAAYQEKLVARYVAAKSSPSSRPGLDPGLLTEPSPDAASYSLAVRATPTAATASNPEALLDLEKTNLSNLAANASSLQQDPDRVVRSVKVVGDTDNTISLNWRAPKAKNTTAFSVLYAVFGERDMRKINVGAGQNRVTIEGLVPRTKYIACVCVRGLIPKKEQCVIFSTDEAASATGTQRLINVIVITVACIIAVPLTVIVCCGALKRRIKKYWGKKSKDIQDSYVTFETLSPGTKAKGLEGDYLNRLNPEESNRLLSARSSLDSEATAKIEGQPNEYFC
- the lrit1a gene encoding leucine-rich repeat, immunoglobulin-like domain and transmembrane domain-containing protein 1a isoform X2: MRFMRFLWIDLFQSFQFGRMSVICNDPEISVVPVGFPADTSKLRIEKTAIQRIPSEAFNYLSSLEFLWMSFNTLSALNPDSFRGLFNLEELRLDGNALTAFPWESLMDMPSLRLLDLHNNQLTVLPAEATTYIRNLTYLDLSSNSLLTLPAEVLSTWLAAKPVQGPESTKMILGLHDNPWVCDCRLYDLVQFQKFPTLSVAFIDTRLRCSAPESVSGVLFSDTELRRCQLPRIHTAVARVRSAVGNNVLLRCGTIGVPIPDLTWRRADGQAVNGTVQQETSKDGITWSILSVPGVSFRDSGKYICKASNYAGNAEAVIALIISNLPKPEGNQTSNDKKAKVKKPNQLGKAAYQEKLVARYVAAKSSPSSRPGLDPGLLTEPSPDAASYSLAVRATPTAATASNPEALLDLEKTNLSNLAANASSLQQDPDRVVRSVKVVGDTDNTISLNWRAPKAKNTTAFSVLYAVFGERDMRKINVGAGQNRVTIEGLVPRTKYIACVCVRGLIPKKEQCVIFSTDEAASATGTQRLINVIVITVACIIAVPLTVIVCCGALKRRIKKYWGKKSKDIQDSYVTFETLSPGTKAKGLEGDYLNRLNPEESNRLLSARSSLDSEATAKIEGQPNEYFC